A genome region from Anastrepha obliqua isolate idAnaObli1 chromosome 4, idAnaObli1_1.0, whole genome shotgun sequence includes the following:
- the LOC129244684 gene encoding uncharacterized protein LOC129244684 isoform X1 → MSAQKRSKINNSYESEPSSSSSLNEQLEYNVVYDESMHLPYILKPPSYETEVVIPADGNFIISSQENKIPFIAMSSSLPGMYEEQSPPRNNKTVVSPTLSQKSAFKGFGESPYGKLQREFFSSTYDTRQATISLEKVSPHTLTDQKNLPTNGGTVFSRFYDMVVDENSCNAVDIQLSNEKTEPSECDGDLSENGVDYLVALSKRSETIVGNPESKPFELSTDLSFNGKIKSLTPPIEYDGHETIIEIRDKPLNHSFVLKKYSNEKSPDLFGDDEDDENENNTDTGNENIYSFNAEDLIEVVDTTVKSNDTIITEKKANEMQEDTGLPESITVFDVNACENRAEHNADASTNKSLNCATESSLADDQTCEQDSQRFDTYSLFRENCRREKELLRRIRKCLAGVPPPPSVTIPQLDMFSAVMSRKQDILDFTANIDTTDVQDSWSSSNEFASLLKPTHSVDESAEMGWRQVLAVRQHGFCFNLCKASENNEYLGLSVIERFIGAETASSYRNSPSSEKKRNARMKLLTQSPGNRLSHLARRRATFSSAQLATQKSNSLRGPQIVVDVKKKNKHRRKNTPKRMTPGSKKKTRKTPSSSARKRQFRCDLIKPGPSREASKRALFQSPPKQLQHKPPVQRCMLSIKPEIANRVEKSKRALFSPDKQTESAYAAANQNLLLGIDKSLNTQFDLAQKQSRFSTLEFDSRLKRKRSAIDDDDTGDLGDLPSQSSKLFRGGAENLTPRALKIKSQSFCIGAGSTSTMASAAAFANSEMTTTAAVSTRDLISHTNLLPTSSFTFGSATALSSNVSAAATTSKIQRSHSEMVAQSNSLTENQRKKLLWAVSQALQEKKITTKHSSFKQYAAVLARVVRRLFQEFFQKSSTSNSETLLRLAKRYVHNVITGHCADDIYLQAKAKIVREKNESNCRLSGYIGPEEYQRLKNSQQQQLQDQTHSFSQNLIRADSVTNIFSIDSSLNSSRASSSQNITLSTSSLATTSTSQNQSQIQLLESTVKQSSSLTKLSIQSNTSLQNSSSKNNMCGLALRENVNFESDQRRSAQKNFTGKDQRNVSPYAQNNNHYFGNQLMSSNMQGASVKCTTSVGKSQLQAKNIELDSSLLNAGTTKVKRQISFDN, encoded by the exons ATGAGCGCACAAAAACGCAGCAAAATTAACAATAGCTATGAATCTGAACCGTCTAGTAGT TCCTCGCTCAATGAGCAACTCGAGTACAACGTAGTATATGATGAAAGTATGCATTTACCATATATACTAAAACCCCCATCATACGAAACTGAAGTTGTAATACCAGCAGATGGTAATTTTATTATATCTAgtcaggaaaataaaattcctttCATAGCAATGTCTAGTTCTCTTCCTGGAATGTATGAAGAACAATCACCGCCTAGGAATAATAAAACTGTTGTAAGTCCTACTTTGAGTCAGAAGTCCGCCTTTAAAGGGTTTGGTGAAAGCCCTTATGGCAAATTGCAAAGGGAATTTTTTTCATCTACCTACGATACGCGACAGGCAACGATTTCTTTGGAAAAGGTGTCACCTCACACGCTAACTGATCAGAAAAATTTGCCTACTAACGGCGGCACAGTGTTTTCGAGGTTTTATGACATGGTTGTGGATGAGAATAGTTGCAATGCCGTTGATATTCAACTGTCAAACGAGAAGACAGAACCCAGTGAGTGCGATGGAGATCTATCTGAAAATGGTGTCGACTACTTGGTGGCCCTTAGCAAAAGGTCGGAAACGATAGTAGGAAATCCAGAATCAAAGCCTTTTGAACTGTCCACCGACTTATCTTTCAACGGGAAAATCAAAAGTCTAACTCCACCAATCGAATACGATGGACATGAAACCATTATCGAAATCCGCGATAAACCTTTAAACCACTCATTTGTTCTCAAAAAGTATAGTAATGAGAAATCGCCAGACCTTTTTGGCGATGATGAAGATGATGAAAATGAGAACAATACGGACACAGgcaatgaaaatatatacagtTTCAACGCGGAAGATTTAATCGAAGTTGTTGATACTACAGTCAAATCAAATGATACAATTATAACagaaaagaaagcaaacgaaatgcAGGAGGATACTGGTTTGCCAGAAAGTATAACAGTTTTTGATGTAAATGCGTGTGAAAACCGTGCTGAGCATAATGCAGACGCAAGCACAAATAAATCACTGAATTGTGCCACCGAGTCCAGTTTGGCGGACGATCAAACCTGTGAGCAAGATTCTCAACGTTTTGATACCTACAGTTTATTTCGGGAGAACTGCCGTCGAGAAAAAGAGCTTTTAAGACGAATACGGAAATGTTTGGCGGGTGTACCACCACCACCCTCTGTAACCATACCACAGTTGGATATGTTTAGTGCTGTGATGAGTCGAAAACAAGATATATTAGATTTCACAGCCAACATTGATACTACTGACGTCCAGGACAGTTGGAGTTCTTCGAACGAGTTTGCCAGTCTCTTGAAACCCACACACTCCGTTGATGAATCGGCGGAAATGGGTTGGCGACAAGTGCTAGCCGTGAGACAGCATGGTTTCTG ttttaatttGTGCAAAGCTTCTGAAAACAACGAATATTTAGGTTTATCGGTGATTGAACGTTTTATTGGCGCAGAAACAGCCTCTTCGTATCGCAATTCACCGTCTAGCGAAAAAAAACGCAACGCGCGCATGAA ATTACTCACGCAATCTCCCGGAAATCGTTTAAGCCATTTGGCTAGACGTCGTGCCACTTTTTCATCAGCGCAGTTAGCCACCCAAAAATCAAATAGCTTGCGGGGGCCACAAATAGTGGTAGATGTTAAAAA gaaGAATAAACATCGTCGTAAGAATACTCCGAAACGTATGACACCTGGTagcaagaaaaaaa CTCGCAAAACGCCTTCATCGTCGGCTCGTAAAAGACAATTTCGCTGCGATCTCATTAAACCCGGTCCTTCGCGGGAGGCATCGAAGCGTGCGCTGTTCCAGAGCCCGCCCAAGCAACTGCAGCACAAACCACCCGTTCAAAGGTGTATGCTTAGTATTAAGCCCGAAATTGCCAATCGTGTTGAAAAATCAAAGCGAGCTCTCTTCTCTCCGGACAAACAGACGGAGAGCGCTTACGCCGCTGCTAATCAAAATTTACTTCTTGGTATTGATAAAAGTCTCAATACCCAGTTCGATTTAGCACAAAAGCAAAGTCGTTTTAGTACACTTGAGTTTGATTCAAGATTGAAGCGTAAACGTTCGGCTATTGATGACGACGACACTGGGGATTTAGGGGACTTACCATCGCAAAGTAGCAAACTGTTCCGCGGAGGTGCTGAAAATTTAACGCCACGTGCACTCAAAATTAAAAGTCAAAGCTTTTGTATTGGGGCTGGTTCCACTTCAACGATGGCTAGTGCTGCTGCTTTTGCTAATTCTGAAATGACTACCACCGCTGCTGTTTCAACTCGTGACTTAATATCGCATACAAATTTACTACCCACCagtagttttacttttggtAGTGCAACTGCTTTATCGTCTAACGTATCAGCTGCCGCCACTACTAGTAAAATTCAACGATCACACTCGGAAATGGTGGCGCAGTCAAATAGTTTAACAGAGAATCAACGAAAG AAACTTTTATGGGCGGTGTCACAAGCATTGCAAGAGAAGAAAATCACAACGAAGCATAGCAGCTTCAAACAGTATGCAGCAGTATTGGCCAGGGTTGTGCGGCGATTATTTCAGGAGTTTTTCCAAAAGAGCAGCACGAGCAATAGTGAAACGTTGTTGCG CTTGGCAAAACGGTACGTGCACAATGTGATTACTGGTCATTGCGCCGACGATATTTATCTGCAAGCGAAGGCCAAAATTGTACGCGAGAAAAACGAGTCTAACTGTCGCCTTAGCGGCTATATTGGACCCGAGGAGTATCAACGTCTAAAAAACTCTCAGCAACAGCAATTGCAAGATCAAACGCATTCATTTAGTCAAAACTTGATACGTGCCGATTCCGTCACGAATATATTTTCTATCGACTCATCATTGAACTCCTCCCGTGCAAGCAGCAGCCAAAATATAACATTGTCAACCAGTTCTTTAGCGACGACTTCCACCTCGCAAAACCAATCACAAATACAACTGCTTGAAAGCACAGTAAAACAGTCATCGTCGCTAACCAAGCTGTCCATTCAGTCGAACACATCGCTACAGAATAGTTCATCGAAAAATAATATGTGCGGCTTAGCTTTACGAGAAAATGTCAATTTTGAGTCCGATCAACGTCGTTCTGCACAGAAGAATTTCACTGGAAAAGACCAGCGCAATGTGAGTCCATACGCGCAAAATAACAACCACTATTTTGGCAACCAACTGATGTCAAGCAACATGCAAGGTGCTTCAGTAAAATGTACAACTTCAGTGGGGAAATCGCAATTGCAAGCAAAGAACATTGAGTTGGATTCGAGTTTACTGAATGCTGGCACGACTAAAGTCAAGCGACAAATCAGTTTCGACAATTAA
- the LOC129245705 gene encoding mRNA turnover protein 4 homolog, translating into MPRSKRDKKISLTKTDRKGLAWKQKIIDDIRHCVEKYPNIFLFQVQNMRNNLLKDLRQEWKSNSRFFFGKNRIMQIGLGRSKAEEIKVDLHKLSKRLTGQVGLLFTEKPKQEVLEWAEQYWAVEYARSGFKATETVVLPAGPLEEFSHSIEPHLRSLGMPTKLQKGVVTLYSDYTVCEEGKVLTPEQARILKLVAKPMAKFQLTMKCSWTEDTGFELHVEDDLDDDDHKTDSGQGEEVEDEEMEQEEDEDDEE; encoded by the exons ATGCCACGTTCCAAGAGAGACAAAAAAA TTTCGCTGACCAAAACGGATCGGAAGGGCCTAGcatggaaacaaaaaattattgatgatATACGTCATTGTGTTGAGAAATACCCCAATATCTTCCTTTTTCAAGTGCAAAATATGCGTAATAATCTATTAAAGGATCTGCGGCAGGAATGGAAGTCTAATTCACGTTTTTTCTTTGGTAAAAATCGTATCATGCAAATCGGATTAGGACGTAGCAAAGCAGAGGAAATTAAAGTAGACCTGCACAAG CTTTCTAAGCGCTTGACTGGACAAGTAGGTCTACTATTCACGGAAAAGCCGAAACAAGAAGTTCTTGAATGGGCAGAACAATATTGGGCTGTGGAATATGCACGCAGTGGTTTCAAAGCAACAGAAACAGTAGTGTTGCCGGCAGGTCCCCTCGAAGAATTCTCACATTCCATAGAACCACATTTACGATCCCTCGGTATGCCAACAAAACTTCAAAAAGGTGTTGTAACACTGTACAGTGATTATACCGTGTGCGAGGAAGGAAAAGTTTTAACACCAGAACAGGCGCGAATTTTAAAGTTAGTTGCAAAGCCCATGGCGAAATTTCAGCTTACAATGAAGTGCTCTTGGACCGAAGATACTGGTTTCGAGTTGCACGTTGAGGATGATTTAGATGACGACGATCACAAAACTGACAGTGGGCAAGGCGAGGAGGTAGaagatgaagaaatggagcaaGAAGAAGACGAGGACGATGAGGAGTAG
- the LOC129245704 gene encoding SAGA-associated factor 29 produces the protein MPLTAENAALQIQDRLKDLQRLIHQIDEERRRSEANVNSILRAQQSNFPPQKLKTLYKTGLQDASHEEMTIRGALEKIQEIRNIRNERRVAARNAGNKEAIRRGALMKMVQISAQTLPLFVSKPGEKVPPLCGATPAESNYIAKVGDNVAALVKGVEDDENWILAEVVQFLHRQNKYDVIDIDEEQKDRHVLSKRKIIPLPLMRANPETDGHALFPKETVVMALYPQTTCFYKAIIHRLPQTATEDYLVLFEDSSCTNGYADPLPVAQRYVIAYKPTKKSGGGGSGSVSSA, from the exons ATGCCATTAACAGCTGAAAACGCGGCATTGCAAATTCAG GACCGTTTAAAAGATTTGCAAAGACTCATACATCAAATTGATGAAGAACGCAGGCGCTCTGAGGCAAACGTGAACAGTATACTGCGGGCGCAGCAGTCGAACTTTCCGCCACAGAAATTAAAAACCCTGTATAAAACAGGTCTACAAGATGCTTCGCACGAGGAAATGACAATACGGGGAGCtttagaaaaaatacaagaaatccGCAATATTCGAAACGAAAGACGTGTTGCTGCCCGTAATGCTGGTAACAAAGAAGCAATACGTCGTGGCGCACTAATGAAAATGGTTCAAATTTCTGCGCAAACTTTGCCTCTCTTTGTAAGTAAGCCTGGTGAGAAAGTTCCGCCGTTATGTGGTGCTACTCCAGCTGAGAGCAATTATATTGCAAAAGTTGGGGATAACGTTGCAGCCTTAGTGAAAGGTGTCGAAGATGACGAAAACTGGATTTTGGCGGAGGTGGTACAATTTTTACATCGCCAAAACAAGTATGATGTCATAGATATTGATGAAGAACAAAAGGACCGACATGTACTAAGCAAGCGAAAGATTATACCACTGCCATTAATGCGAGCTAACCCGGAAACCGATGGTCATGCGCTATTTCCAAAGGAAACTGTTG ttatggCACTTTATCCTCAGACGACTTGTTTTTACAAAGCTATAATTCATCGTTTACCCCAAACTGCCACAGAAGATTATTTGGTCCTATTTGAAGATTCTTCCTGTACGAATGGTTATGCTGATCCATTACCAGTTGCACAGCGATATGTTATTGCATACAAACCTACAAAGAAGAGCGGTGGTGGTGGAAGCGGTAGCGTTTCTTCGGCTTAA
- the LOC129244684 gene encoding uncharacterized protein LOC129244684 isoform X2 produces the protein MYEEQSPPRNNKTVVSPTLSQKSAFKGFGESPYGKLQREFFSSTYDTRQATISLEKVSPHTLTDQKNLPTNGGTVFSRFYDMVVDENSCNAVDIQLSNEKTEPSECDGDLSENGVDYLVALSKRSETIVGNPESKPFELSTDLSFNGKIKSLTPPIEYDGHETIIEIRDKPLNHSFVLKKYSNEKSPDLFGDDEDDENENNTDTGNENIYSFNAEDLIEVVDTTVKSNDTIITEKKANEMQEDTGLPESITVFDVNACENRAEHNADASTNKSLNCATESSLADDQTCEQDSQRFDTYSLFRENCRREKELLRRIRKCLAGVPPPPSVTIPQLDMFSAVMSRKQDILDFTANIDTTDVQDSWSSSNEFASLLKPTHSVDESAEMGWRQVLAVRQHGFCFNLCKASENNEYLGLSVIERFIGAETASSYRNSPSSEKKRNARMKLLTQSPGNRLSHLARRRATFSSAQLATQKSNSLRGPQIVVDVKKKNKHRRKNTPKRMTPGSKKKTRKTPSSSARKRQFRCDLIKPGPSREASKRALFQSPPKQLQHKPPVQRCMLSIKPEIANRVEKSKRALFSPDKQTESAYAAANQNLLLGIDKSLNTQFDLAQKQSRFSTLEFDSRLKRKRSAIDDDDTGDLGDLPSQSSKLFRGGAENLTPRALKIKSQSFCIGAGSTSTMASAAAFANSEMTTTAAVSTRDLISHTNLLPTSSFTFGSATALSSNVSAAATTSKIQRSHSEMVAQSNSLTENQRKKLLWAVSQALQEKKITTKHSSFKQYAAVLARVVRRLFQEFFQKSSTSNSETLLRLAKRYVHNVITGHCADDIYLQAKAKIVREKNESNCRLSGYIGPEEYQRLKNSQQQQLQDQTHSFSQNLIRADSVTNIFSIDSSLNSSRASSSQNITLSTSSLATTSTSQNQSQIQLLESTVKQSSSLTKLSIQSNTSLQNSSSKNNMCGLALRENVNFESDQRRSAQKNFTGKDQRNVSPYAQNNNHYFGNQLMSSNMQGASVKCTTSVGKSQLQAKNIELDSSLLNAGTTKVKRQISFDN, from the exons ATGTATGAAGAACAATCACCGCCTAGGAATAATAAAACTGTTGTAAGTCCTACTTTGAGTCAGAAGTCCGCCTTTAAAGGGTTTGGTGAAAGCCCTTATGGCAAATTGCAAAGGGAATTTTTTTCATCTACCTACGATACGCGACAGGCAACGATTTCTTTGGAAAAGGTGTCACCTCACACGCTAACTGATCAGAAAAATTTGCCTACTAACGGCGGCACAGTGTTTTCGAGGTTTTATGACATGGTTGTGGATGAGAATAGTTGCAATGCCGTTGATATTCAACTGTCAAACGAGAAGACAGAACCCAGTGAGTGCGATGGAGATCTATCTGAAAATGGTGTCGACTACTTGGTGGCCCTTAGCAAAAGGTCGGAAACGATAGTAGGAAATCCAGAATCAAAGCCTTTTGAACTGTCCACCGACTTATCTTTCAACGGGAAAATCAAAAGTCTAACTCCACCAATCGAATACGATGGACATGAAACCATTATCGAAATCCGCGATAAACCTTTAAACCACTCATTTGTTCTCAAAAAGTATAGTAATGAGAAATCGCCAGACCTTTTTGGCGATGATGAAGATGATGAAAATGAGAACAATACGGACACAGgcaatgaaaatatatacagtTTCAACGCGGAAGATTTAATCGAAGTTGTTGATACTACAGTCAAATCAAATGATACAATTATAACagaaaagaaagcaaacgaaatgcAGGAGGATACTGGTTTGCCAGAAAGTATAACAGTTTTTGATGTAAATGCGTGTGAAAACCGTGCTGAGCATAATGCAGACGCAAGCACAAATAAATCACTGAATTGTGCCACCGAGTCCAGTTTGGCGGACGATCAAACCTGTGAGCAAGATTCTCAACGTTTTGATACCTACAGTTTATTTCGGGAGAACTGCCGTCGAGAAAAAGAGCTTTTAAGACGAATACGGAAATGTTTGGCGGGTGTACCACCACCACCCTCTGTAACCATACCACAGTTGGATATGTTTAGTGCTGTGATGAGTCGAAAACAAGATATATTAGATTTCACAGCCAACATTGATACTACTGACGTCCAGGACAGTTGGAGTTCTTCGAACGAGTTTGCCAGTCTCTTGAAACCCACACACTCCGTTGATGAATCGGCGGAAATGGGTTGGCGACAAGTGCTAGCCGTGAGACAGCATGGTTTCTG ttttaatttGTGCAAAGCTTCTGAAAACAACGAATATTTAGGTTTATCGGTGATTGAACGTTTTATTGGCGCAGAAACAGCCTCTTCGTATCGCAATTCACCGTCTAGCGAAAAAAAACGCAACGCGCGCATGAA ATTACTCACGCAATCTCCCGGAAATCGTTTAAGCCATTTGGCTAGACGTCGTGCCACTTTTTCATCAGCGCAGTTAGCCACCCAAAAATCAAATAGCTTGCGGGGGCCACAAATAGTGGTAGATGTTAAAAA gaaGAATAAACATCGTCGTAAGAATACTCCGAAACGTATGACACCTGGTagcaagaaaaaaa CTCGCAAAACGCCTTCATCGTCGGCTCGTAAAAGACAATTTCGCTGCGATCTCATTAAACCCGGTCCTTCGCGGGAGGCATCGAAGCGTGCGCTGTTCCAGAGCCCGCCCAAGCAACTGCAGCACAAACCACCCGTTCAAAGGTGTATGCTTAGTATTAAGCCCGAAATTGCCAATCGTGTTGAAAAATCAAAGCGAGCTCTCTTCTCTCCGGACAAACAGACGGAGAGCGCTTACGCCGCTGCTAATCAAAATTTACTTCTTGGTATTGATAAAAGTCTCAATACCCAGTTCGATTTAGCACAAAAGCAAAGTCGTTTTAGTACACTTGAGTTTGATTCAAGATTGAAGCGTAAACGTTCGGCTATTGATGACGACGACACTGGGGATTTAGGGGACTTACCATCGCAAAGTAGCAAACTGTTCCGCGGAGGTGCTGAAAATTTAACGCCACGTGCACTCAAAATTAAAAGTCAAAGCTTTTGTATTGGGGCTGGTTCCACTTCAACGATGGCTAGTGCTGCTGCTTTTGCTAATTCTGAAATGACTACCACCGCTGCTGTTTCAACTCGTGACTTAATATCGCATACAAATTTACTACCCACCagtagttttacttttggtAGTGCAACTGCTTTATCGTCTAACGTATCAGCTGCCGCCACTACTAGTAAAATTCAACGATCACACTCGGAAATGGTGGCGCAGTCAAATAGTTTAACAGAGAATCAACGAAAG AAACTTTTATGGGCGGTGTCACAAGCATTGCAAGAGAAGAAAATCACAACGAAGCATAGCAGCTTCAAACAGTATGCAGCAGTATTGGCCAGGGTTGTGCGGCGATTATTTCAGGAGTTTTTCCAAAAGAGCAGCACGAGCAATAGTGAAACGTTGTTGCG CTTGGCAAAACGGTACGTGCACAATGTGATTACTGGTCATTGCGCCGACGATATTTATCTGCAAGCGAAGGCCAAAATTGTACGCGAGAAAAACGAGTCTAACTGTCGCCTTAGCGGCTATATTGGACCCGAGGAGTATCAACGTCTAAAAAACTCTCAGCAACAGCAATTGCAAGATCAAACGCATTCATTTAGTCAAAACTTGATACGTGCCGATTCCGTCACGAATATATTTTCTATCGACTCATCATTGAACTCCTCCCGTGCAAGCAGCAGCCAAAATATAACATTGTCAACCAGTTCTTTAGCGACGACTTCCACCTCGCAAAACCAATCACAAATACAACTGCTTGAAAGCACAGTAAAACAGTCATCGTCGCTAACCAAGCTGTCCATTCAGTCGAACACATCGCTACAGAATAGTTCATCGAAAAATAATATGTGCGGCTTAGCTTTACGAGAAAATGTCAATTTTGAGTCCGATCAACGTCGTTCTGCACAGAAGAATTTCACTGGAAAAGACCAGCGCAATGTGAGTCCATACGCGCAAAATAACAACCACTATTTTGGCAACCAACTGATGTCAAGCAACATGCAAGGTGCTTCAGTAAAATGTACAACTTCAGTGGGGAAATCGCAATTGCAAGCAAAGAACATTGAGTTGGATTCGAGTTTACTGAATGCTGGCACGACTAAAGTCAAGCGACAAATCAGTTTCGACAATTAA